Within the Oryzias melastigma strain HK-1 linkage group LG8, ASM292280v2, whole genome shotgun sequence genome, the region GCGTAACAATTCATTTACTACCAAAAGAGCCCCACCCACCCATCACTCTGCCTTACAGAGATGACTCACTGCGGTGATAATACTGTATTCCACCTTCCACATttcctgtctgtctgctctATCGTCTGTGACACAGCACCACATGGTCCATGAGGGGGCGTGTCACGCACCACACGTAAAAGATTCAAACAAACCCAAAAAGActtcatttaaatatgttttattcaaaagaaatacgtataaaatataataatgtaATTATGATTTATATATCTGCTTGGCAGagatagttaaaaaaagatttagaggTGAGACACCTCTGCATACAGTACGACTTGATACCAGACGCTTACATTTCGTCCGGATATTTGAACCTTCAGGGTTGACAAACGTTACGCTGTGATGTAAACACTTCATATTAGAGTATTAAAATGTGCTACAAAGTCTCGTTTCTGTTCGTTTCAAGCGTACCCTCCACCGGAACTGGCTACAAGTCCATTTCCAAAAAGTCCGTGGAAGGTGAGTAAGACCAACAGACTCTGTTGGATTTCTGTGGCGCCTTTTATTATTAGCTCCACTGTGCTTGTAGTTTCCTTTTAATGCAGCACTTTCCAACGCTCTGAGATCTTCTGTCCATGTGCTAGTTGAGTCACTCGAGGTATTGGGTGATGATATgctttgaatcatttctgtccAACTGGAAGCTGCCTGTAGTCGCCCAACGTTGTATTGTCTCTTCACGAACGTTTCACATTGTTTAAGCACAGAAGGGTCGGCTGCGTGCGTCTGTAACCATGGAGACGCAGCATTGCCCAGCGACTCCACCAACGTGCATTTACTTGAAAAGAATTGCACACTTGAAATGAGACATAGCACGGCCAAGACTCTGGACACCTGGTGGATCACAGTTTGTAAGGGAACTCCAACAGGAAGTCCTGGACCACATGGGTGGCAGGCAGCTCCGTGAGGTGGCTCTTTCCGCCGCACATCTCCACGATGCGCCTCCTGCACAGCTCCTGCAGAGATGGCTGCCATTTCCTGTACGGGACGCTCAGGCTCTTCTTGGGCGAGTTGATGTAATGCTCCAAAAGGGCGAACAGTGTCAAGAAGGAGCGCTCGCTGCCCGCCAGCGAAAACTTGTGCTGCTTGTAGTCAATGCGAACGCTGACTGGCCCGCCCTTGGCGTTGTAGGACAGCGTGAAGAACACGTTCTTCTGCCGGCTGTCACGAATCAGGAAGCTTCCCAAGGGAGCGTCCTGCAGCATGCGGTGGGCGTCCTCCACTCCCAGAGGGCCCCAGTAAAAGCCGCTGCGCTC harbors:
- the socs1a gene encoding suppressor of cytokine signaling 1a; translated protein: MVANSAVEGHEKSHLPSSPPCTQSDGLQRRANPSPRSVHLTHFRTFTSREDCDTITDTAAKLERSGFYWGPLGVEDAHRMLQDAPLGSFLIRDSRQKNVFFTLSYNAKGGPVSVRIDYKQHKFSLAGSERSFLTLFALLEHYINSPKKSLSVPYRKWQPSLQELCRRRIVEMCGGKSHLTELPATHVVQDFLLEFPYKL